Below is a genomic region from Syngnathoides biaculeatus isolate LvHL_M chromosome 5, ASM1980259v1, whole genome shotgun sequence.
AACGGGACTCAtttagatattaaaaaaaaaaagtgaaaacccTGTTGAATTTATTGAATCCTTGACTGAATTATATtgctatcatttttttctttttttttaacaaaccagattccaataaagttgggaTATTGTTGAACCTAGTAATAACAGAATACAGTGATgagcaaatcatgttcaaccttcatttaaatattgtacAGAGCCattatttaatattcaaaccaaacacaaacacattttcttcattttgctgTTATAGACTTGTTCTAAAGCTGATTTGAgtattttcttcaaaaaatgatgataaattaaaaatgtattttcatacatttatgTAAATTtataaaagaaatgtaaatattcaAACGTAATAGGTACAGAAGTATTCAGATCCCTTACTATGACATTCGAACTTAAGCTTCAGTGGATCTGGTTTCTgatgatcatccttgagatgctTCTACAGTTTGAGTGGAGTCCACCTGTGGTAATTTCAGTTGATTGAATATCATTTGAAATGGGacacacctgtctatataagGTCAGATATCAGATCAGAAACCAAGCAATGAAGTCTTAAGGACAGACCCCCGAGACAATATTGTGTCAAGGCACAAATCTGGGGAATGGTAGAAAATAATTACAGCAGCGTTGCAGGTCTGAAAAGCACCTTAGTCTCGATTATTaggaaatagaaataatttggAATCACCAAGACCCAACCTAGATTTGGCCGTCCAACCAAGCTGAGTTAATCAGGGAAGTAGGGCCCTGCTCAGAGAGGTAAACAACGACCCTGTGGTCACAAAGGCGGAGCTCCAGTGTTTTCTCGCAGAGAGAGAACCATCCAGAAGGTCAGCCATTGCTAATGCACTCTACCAATCGGGCCTTCATGGTAGAGTGGACAGAGAGAAGCCGCTTCTGACAAAAAGGCACGTGCCAGCCCGTTTGGAGTTTGCTAAAAGGCACTTGAAGGATTCTCTGACCtgcataaatgaaatgaaaatagaactttttggcctgAATTGCAAGTGTTATGTGTCGAGAAGAAGCACTGGTCATCACCGGctaacatcatccctactgtgaacagCATGCTGATGGCAGCATCATGCGTTGGGGCTATTTCTGTGCTGCAGGAACCAGACAACTAGTCCATTTAGAGGGTAAGATGACAGCTGCCAAATATGGAGAGATTATTCAAGAGAACTTGCCCCAGAGATCTCTGGAACTCAGACTAGGGTCTTGAAtcgacccaaagcacacagccaaggaaaacaaaggagtcgCTTCAGGAACAGCCTGTGGAATGTCCTTGAGTGTCTCAGCCAAAACCCGGACTTGAATGGATTCAAACATCTCGGGTAAGAGGAAAACATCGGCAGCGTAAACACAGCACCAGTAGAGAAAAATGGAGAGAAAATGGCCTAAAACAGGCGTTCCAAGCTCATAGAGAGATACCCAAGAAAGCTCGAGGCTGTGATTGCGGCCAAAAGTGCTTCATTATAATATTAAGGCAAGGGTGTGAATATCCAttgtttgtccatccatccatttttctgagctgcctatcctcacaagggttgcccaagtgctggaacctattcgAGCTGTCTTccggatacaccctgaattggtcaccaaccaatcgcagggcacatataaacagccattcacactcatatttacaATTAACCTACCTTGCATGCTTTTtgggggaatgtgggaggaaaccagagtgcctcgagaaaacccacgcaggcaggagaAGAACATGCAGGCGGGGCCGCGATTTGAGCCCTGattctcagaacagtgaggtaGACACTAGCAAGTCGCCCACTGTGCTGCTCCCATTATGTcaaaaaatttttattttggtttgtagattttttttctttttttttttttaaatgaaaccaaaatcagctttagaataaGTTTTAAGCATGGCAAAATGTGGAAACTGAAGGTGTGTGAATGCTTTCTGGTGGGACTAAAAACTGTTTTGAATAGAACAGGGTTTGATGCTCGCTGACTCAGCCTATTGAGTACGGCTGGCAGTGGTCTACTTCATGCGATGAATTGTTGATGCGTTGACAGAGGGAACCCCATTTGCCGGCGGCGTGTTCCGAATGCGCTTGGTCCTCGGTAAGGACTTCCCTGCTGTTCCACCCAAAGGGTATTTCCTGACCAAGATTTTCCACCCTAACGTGGGCCACAAAGGGGAGATCTGCGTCAACGTCCTGAAGAGGGACTGGAAGGCGGAACTCGGCCTCCGACACGTCTTGCTCGTAAGAATGAACGTCTTGTCATAAGTTTCTTTCTCTTGCGCGCTGTCTAATCTGCCCATCTGCTCAAATATCTCCGCCCTCTCTTAGACAATAAAGTGTCTCCTCATCCATCCCAACCCGGAGTCGGCTCTAAACGAGGAGGCGGGGCGCCTGCTACTGGAGGACTATACGGAATACGAGGCACGCGCCCGCCTGCTCACAGAGATCCACGCCATGGCGGGGCCCGGCAGCTCCTCGGGGTCCTCGCAGGACCCAAACGACGGGCCCCAGCCCAAGAAGCACGCGGGGGACCTCGCCAAGAGGGCGGGAGCCAGCGTGGCCGCCGTGCCCGCCGCTCTCGGAAATGGCGCCAACGgacccagcagcagcagcagtagtagctccattaataacatagcaGTTAAAAAGAAAGCAGATAAAAAGCGCGCATTGAGGCGACTTTAATGCCTTCAATGCAACATTTTCAGTGTGTTGGAGTGCGTGTGTGAGCGTGGAAAAGTGTAAATACAGATATCCCAAATTGTTCCTCCCCCCCTCTTTCAACCACCATCCGGACTGTCCACTTTGTACCGTAGCGTTTGACTTGTCAGAATTAAAGACAGAATTAAAATGACAGATAATGGCTTtctcccctttaaaaaaaaaataagagagaacacacacacataaaacacaTTACTAGAATCTTCATAATTGTCATCTTCTATGATCATTTATTTTAAGGTCCATTTACTAGTGCACTGaacaagcaaaacaaatcaGCATGGTAGTAGAACGACGTGGTGCGctagtagcattttttttttttacctattgCTACAACCTTAATATATTAAATAAGAATATCGAACAATTGTTCAAATGGCTATGTCAAAGACGTTTGAGCGTGTAAGTGATATCCCTGTTAAGTCAAATAATGCTAAAACAATATTTGATAAAGCAATCACAAACAGCTTTGGTATCCTTGATATCCATCTTAATGTCCATGTACtagcccttatcctcacaactaaGACATTTAAGTGTGCCAGTAGCTTTAACTGTCTTACTGGTAACGTGACCACTGCTAGGACCTCTTTTGGCCTACACGTACGAGCTTAAGATGGATATTAAATGAACACTTAATGAAGTGAAACCTCACCTGCAGGCTGATTTCCATCTTTTCTAGGATTGTGCAGGGCCTTCATTCCCTAAGGAGACATTAAACCTGCGCGTGAGTAAGGACAGGAAAGAtgctttggggaaaaaactgcAGACTGCAGGGGTGAGATGTTTTGGGTCAGTTTGACATTATTTGAATGAATGTCATTGGAATACACAGTGGAGTGTATCTGTTCCTATTTTGGGTTTTTAGTGTGATGTTTGTTTTGTCAGGTAGTGGCGCTGCCGGCAGGACGGTCAATGTCAACTGTCAACTacttgacagttctgaggttcgatTGTAGGGTTCTGGCTGACCTGGAGTATGTATGTTTTCCTTGTGCTTGATGAGTTTTATTCAGGTATTTCGGTTTTCTCAGACATTTCAAAACATGTTGGCTCATTGAAGATGAAGTCATAGGTGTTTAATGATCTTACTGCTTCATGTTTCTTTATCATTTCCTAATTTACAgtgctgtgggaaaaaaaaaatatttctcatttctcaaattattttgtcTCTCAACacttgatgattaaaaaaaaaaggaaatcgtTGAAAAGATTAAACAAGCAAATATAAAATGCAGCTCTTAAATGTTGATTTTAccaaagggtaaaaaaaaaaaaaaattactgaacaCTAATTGGCACTGTGTGAAGAAGTTCTTACCCTCcaacccccaccacccctcctGTTAAGGTGTGAATTCACTGTTGCTTATCACGTATTTTGGAAAGCTAAGTTCATTTTCACTGAACCCGCAAGCCTGATTTCCTCCAGACCTGTTCAGTCGAGAAATCACTGTTCTCGAACCCGACAAAAccaaatcagtttaaaaaaaaaaaaaaaaagatctcaaaaAGCTGTATCATAGTGCCACAAgtgaaagaaattcaagaactgACGAGGTAAATGTCATTGACGTCCATCcgtctggaaagggttacaaagccACTTCTAAAATTTTAGGCAACCATGATGCAATCTCGGGTCTTGAATGACTACAGGCTTGTCACCCTGACATTTGTGGTGATGAAAATCTTTGACCGCATCAttctggaccacctcaagattGTCACAGGCCCCGTTCTGGATCCCCTGCAGTTTGGCTACCGAGCAAACAAGTCTCCGGAagtcaacatgggactgcacttcatcTTCGAACACCTTGATGGCACCGGGACGGACCTATGCAAGGATCtcgtttgtggacttcagatcTGTGTTCAACACAATCCTCCTTGACGTCTTTTCAAGCTCAGTGTCTCGGTTTACAGCTTACTGAAGGGCAGGATgtgcaggtgaggctggggggcagcacctcatccacacacatTAAAAGGGGGGGTCGCCCAAAGATGTGTCAGGACCAAGGTTTAACCAATTACATTTAAAGTTAATAAATGGGTGTCAGCACACATCTGCCACCAGTTCCTTGGGTAAACCCCAAATACAaattcagatgttctagtaggtttttcaattattgttatttattgatttttgccTTCTAGCAAGAGCCTGACTTTTTCGTGCCAATGCGGTTTTTTGAACTGTTCCCAATTCTGGTCACCTTCCCTGAAGCCCCAgttccagctgaagaaaaatagttcaaccttggtttcatcacccaataacacattttctcacataCATTTGGGAGGTTTCCAGTGTGTttctgcaaaaaatgtgacaccaATATaggatggggttttttttacagCTGACATTAGTCAAGGTGGTGAGAATTATGAGCTGTTCCCAATGTGGTCAGTTTTAGCAGCAAATCTTCAGGCTTCTGTTAGACAAAATGTAAGCAAGCCCTCGTTAGAACAACTGAAATCTAGTGGTAACTGATGCACtttaaatgatacatttttagtGGTCCATTTGCCTTTACGTCTCA
It encodes:
- the ube2s gene encoding ubiquitin-conjugating enzyme E2 S isoform X2, encoding MNSNVENLPPHVLRLVYKEVSALAADPPEGIKIYPSDEDITELHTAIEGPEGTPFAGGVFRMRLVLGEICVNVLKRDWKAELGLRHVLLTIKCLLIHPNPESALNEEAGRLLLEDYTEYEARARLLTEIHAMAGPGSSSGSSQDPNDGPQPKKHAGDLAKRAGASVAAVPAALGNGANGPSSSSSSSSINNIAVKKKADKKRALRRL
- the ube2s gene encoding ubiquitin-conjugating enzyme E2 S isoform X1, translating into MNSNVENLPPHVLRLVYKEVSALAADPPEGIKIYPSDEDITELHTAIEGPEGTPFAGGVFRMRLVLGKDFPAVPPKGYFLTKIFHPNVGHKGEICVNVLKRDWKAELGLRHVLLTIKCLLIHPNPESALNEEAGRLLLEDYTEYEARARLLTEIHAMAGPGSSSGSSQDPNDGPQPKKHAGDLAKRAGASVAAVPAALGNGANGPSSSSSSSSINNIAVKKKADKKRALRRL